The genomic window TTCAGCTTCTCGATATGATACGCAATATCCGGCGTGCGATAGGTCGGCTGTCGGTCGGCATCGGAGCGCACCAGCACCGCGTCCTTGGGGAGCCCGAGCGGCTCGCCGCGGAGCCATACTGCGCCGTCTTTTTCGAAGGTGAGATCGCGATCCTTGAGCGCCGCCAGCACCGAATCGACGGTGCCGGACTTCATCAGGTCGAGTTCGTTGGTGAAAACGTCGAAGCGGATTCCCAAACGCGCGCAAGTGCGATTGATGTCCGCGAAAATCGCCTTCACCGCCGCCGCGCGAAAAATTTCAAGATTGGTTTCCGCGACGTACTTGTCGCCGTGCTCGGCCTTGAGCGCCTGTCCGATATCGACGATATACTCGCCCTGGTATCCGTCCTCGGGCAGCGTCGCCGCGATTCCGTGCGCTTGCAGATATCGCACGCGCACCGACTCGCCGAGCAGTTTCATCTGCCGCCCGCCGTCGTTGAAATAGTATTCGCGCGTAACGTCGAAGCCGGCCGCTTCGTAAAGCCGCGCGATCGTGTCGCCGAGCACCGCATTGCGCCCGTGGCCGACGGTCAGCGGCCCCGTAGGATTGGCGGAGAGAAACTCGACCTGGACTTTGTCGCCGGCGCCGGGCCGCAGCATCCATTTTTGCGGCTTCCAGAACTCCGCGCCCTGCTCTGCCGCGCGGCGCATCTCCGAATGCCAATACGCCGGCGCCATCCTGAAATTGATGAACCCCGGACCCGCGACCGACACTTCGATCACTTTCGGCGGCAATTCGACATTGGCTTTGATGATCTCCGCGATCGCTCTGGGCGCCTTCTTTTCGGCGCGCGCCAGTGTCAGCGCGACGTTCGACGCGATGTCGCCGTGCGCGGGATCCTTGGGCGCTTCGATTCCTACCGGCGGGCGCACGGAAACCAGTTGACCTGCCACGCGCGCCCGTTCAATTGCTGCCTCGAGAGTGTTGAGAATCAGTTCCTTCATCGATAATCGGCCGCCGGAAGCACGCGCCGAATGTCCAGCATCGTGTCAGATACGCCGCGCGCTGTTAAGGCGGAGCGAATGTCGCCGGCTCGGCGCGGCGAAATTCATGTTTTCCAAACACCTGAGTTAGCCTGGAACTTTGGGTGCCGCATTCCCAAATTTGTCGGACGATACGAGCGCGGATGGGCTTGCGCGAGCGGATTGCGCTATCTACGCTGGCTCGGAAGCGACCGCACAAGAACCTGGCATCGTTGGAAAATCGCAAGAGATCGCATCAAACATGTCACTTAGAAAAGTAACTCTATTCGACAAAGAGGGAACCGCGCTCGTGCCCGTCGATGAAGACGGGCAGGCGAAGCCCGCGGTGCTCGGCGTCCGGTGGGTTAATCCCGACACGTTCGAAACGATTCGCGTGCGCGGCGGCAAATGCACCGGGCCCAAGAACGAAGTATTGGCCGAGGTACCGCCGACCCAGGATTTGAGTCCGTTCGCGATTGAGCAATTGGCGCGCGAAGCGAAGCAAGCGAAGAAGCAAGAAAAGAAGGTAATCCGGTGAGCGAGCCCGGCGCGCTGGCGGGCCTGCGCGTGCTCGATTTGACCGGTCATCGCGCACAACTCTGCGCGCGACTGCTGGCCGACATGGGCGCCGACGTGATCAAGGTCGAGCCGCCCGCGGGCGACGACGCGCGCCGGATCGGTCCGTTCCTCGACGATTTGCCGCATCGCGATCGCAGCCTCTTTTTCTGGTTCTACAATCTCAACAAGCGCTCGCTCACGCTGGATCTGAACGATCCGCGCGGAGTCGAGATTTTGCTCCAGCTCGCGCGTTCCGCCGACGTGATAATCGAGAGCTACGCGCCCGGCACGATCGAAAAGATGGGCCTCGGATGGGAGACGCTTCATCGCGAGAATCCAGCGCTGGTGCTCTGCTCGATCGCGCCCTTCGGACAAACCGGGCCGTATCGCGATTTCACCGCCGACGACACGGTGCTGACGGCGCTCGGCGGGATGCTCTACGTCAACGGCTACCCGAATCATCCGCCCGTGCGGCCGCTCGGCCTGCAGGCGTATCATTCGTCGTCGTATTTCGGCGCGATCGCCGTGATGCTTGCGCTGTTTGCGCGCGACAAAACTTCCGAGGGCCAGTGGATCGATCTCAGCATGCAGGAAGCGACCGCGGCTGCGGTCGAGCACGTCGCGGCGGGATATTTCGAGCGCGGCGAGGCCGAGCCGCGGCGCGGCACGCTGCATTGGAGCCGCTTTTTCCGGGTCGGCAAATGCCGCGACGGATACATCATGCATTGCTCGCTCGGCGATTGGACCTCGCTGATCGAATGGGTGAAGGCCGACGGCAAGGCGGGCGATCTCGAGGCGCCGGAGTACCATCAGGTGATGCATCGCTTCCTGATGGCGGAGCATCTGTTCGACGTGCTCGACGAATGGGTGAAGGACTATCCGCGCGAAGAACTGATCGAACGCGCGCAGTTGCTGCGGCAGCCGTACGCGACGGTGCGTCCGCCCGAGGCGATGTTCGACGACGAGCAACTCGCGGCGCGCGGCTTTATGGTCGAGGTCGAGCATCCGGAGCTTGGGCGCACGTTTCGCTATCCCGGCGCGCCGTATTTTTTCAACGGAACGCCGTGGCGCGCGCGACGGCGGCCGCCGCTGGTGGGAGAGCATAGCGGGGAAATTCTGCGCAACGATCTCGGCATGGACAAAACCGCGATCGCGGCGCTCGCGGCGGAGGGGATCATCTAGATGGCGCCGATGCCGCTCGACGGAGTTCGGATTCTCGACTTCACCTGGGTCGTCGCGGGGCCGGTCGCGACGCGAATCCTCGCCGATCACGGCGCTGAAGTGCTCAAGATCGAGCGCAAGGAGCCGCCGCAACTCGGCAATCGCAAGCTGGGGCTGCTATGCGATCTTCATCGCGACAAGCTATCGCTCGCGATCAACATGCAGCATCCGCGCGGGGTCGAACTGGCGCGGCGAATCGCGGCGAAGAGCGACATCGTGATGGATAATTTTTCGGCGCGCGTGATGCGCACGTGGGGGATGGATTACGAGAGCCTGCGCGCCGTCAAGCCCGATATCATTTGCATCAGCATGAGCGGGCTCGGGCATACCGGGCCGCGCTCGAGCTACGTGAGTTACGGGCCGACCCTGCAGGCGCTCGCGGGATTCACGCTGCTGATGGCGGAGCCTGACGGCACGCCGGCCGGATACGGCTACTCGTACGCGGACATGTGCGGCGGATACACCGGCGCGCTCGCGGCGCTGGTGGCGCTAAGGAATCGGCGACGCACGGGTCAAGGGCAGTTCGTCGATCTCTCGCAGTTCGAGGCGGCGGCCGCGGTAGTCGGTCCGGCGCTGCTGGATTTCTCGGTGAACGGGCGGGCGCAATCGCCGCCGGGCTACAATTCGCAGGAGGGACCGAGCGCGCCGCACGGCGTCTATCCGTGCAAGGCGCGCGGCGACGACAATGATCGATGGATCGCGATCGCGGTGCGCGGCGAGGCCGAGTGGCGTCGGTTCGTCGATACGGTCGGTGCGCCGGAATGGTCGCGCGACGCGAAGTTTCGGACGCTCTATCTCAGGATGCGCAATGCGGCCGAGCTGGACGCCAACGTCGCGCGATGGACCGTCGAGCGCAGCGCCGAAGACGCGATGACGACGCTGCAAAAGGCCGGTATCGCGGCGGGCGTGGTCGAGAACGGGATCGATCTCTGCGCGCGCGACCCGCAACTGAAGGAGCGCGGCTTCTGGCCCAAGGTCACGCCGGCCAAGGGCGCCGCGACGCGCGTCACCGGCATCCCGTTCAAGCTGTCGGCGACGCCCGGCAGCGTGCGCACGATCGCTCCCGAAGTCGGCGAGAACACCGACCAGGTGCTCGGCGAGCTGCTGGGGCTCAGTAAGGCGGAGCGAGACTCGCTGATCGCCGACGGCGCGGTCTGGCCCTGATCGATTCCGCTTCTAAACGATAGCATCGGATTTTGCGAGGTGCGCATCGATCTCTAATATTAGAGGGGCTTTACCTGGAGCTGTAAGCTTGATTGGTTCGCGTGCGACCCGCGGGATTGATTTGTGTGGAATTTGTACCAGCCCTGAATCGGGATTCGCGCGCCGCCTGTGAATCCCGCGCGAAACTCGCGTACTTCAAGCCTTCGCTCGATTGCCCGGCCTTCGCCGTTGCCGCGATGCTCGCGTTTGCGATCGCAGGATGCTCCGCGCGCAGCAACGTGCCATCGTACTACCAGCCGCTTCCTCATCCTCACGAACGAACCGAAGTCGCGTCGTGGTACGGTCCGGGCTTCGTCGGCCGTCGCACCAGCACGGGCGAGAGGTTCAATCCGAATGCCTTGACGGCCGCCTCGAAGACCCTGCCGATCGGCTCGCACGTGAAGGTGACGAATCCTTCGACCGGCAAGTCGGTGGTGGTGAGGATCAACGATCGCGGACCGCACCGGCGCGGCCGCACGCTTGATTTGTCGCGGCGCGCGGCGCAGGAAATCGGCATCACCAAAAAAGGCGTCGCAAGAGTCCGCGTCGCTTCGATGACCGGCGGCGGAGACGAGGCCGCGCCAGCGAGTCGCCGCTCGCGCGTCGGTGCGGATGCGGCCGACGAGCCGCGCCGAAGCCGGCGCCGTTCGCAGACCAAGGTTCGGCGCAATCCGCCGCGAGCCGGAATCATCAAAGCAGAAGATATCGAGTAGCGGCGCCACAGCGATCGAGCGTGCACACGGCAATGTTTCACGTGAAACGCTCGGCTGACACTCGCAACCGAATCGCGACGCCGCTAATGTCGAGCGCATGGCAGGCCGCATCGACGAAAATTCCGGACCCGATCCTGCGGACAAGCTGGCGCCCTCAATTCTCGCCGCGGATTTCGCGCGGCTCGGCGACGAAATCCGCGCGGTCGAGGCCGCGGGCGCCGACCTGATTCATTTCGACGTGATGGACGGGCATTTCGTGCCCAACCTGTCGATTGGAATTCCCGTGATGGCTTCGGTGCGAAAAATCACCCGGCTGCCGCTCGATGCGCATCTGATGATTTCCGAGCCCGAGCGCTACGTCGAGGCGTTCGTCAAGGCGGGCGCCAATTCGATCTCGGTGCATTGCGAAGTATGCCCCGATATTCCGGCGATGGCGAAAAAAATCCACGCGCTTGGCGCGCGCGCCTCGATCGGAATCAAGCCCGAGACCGACGCCGACCGCGTGCTGCCGTTCGCGGAGCATCTCGACATGATCCTCGTGATGAGCGTGCATCCGGGATTCGGTGGCCAGGCGTTCATCCCGTCGGCGCTCGAGAAGCTGCGCCATATTCGGCGCGAGCTCAGGCGGCGCGGGCTCAAGCTCGACGTCGAGATCGACGGCGGAATCAAGCTCGACAATATCGCAGACGCGAAGGCGGCGGGAGCGAATGTGTTCGTGTCGGGCTCCGGGATTTTCGGCAAGCCGGATTACAAAAAGATCGCGGACGAGATGCGCGACACCCTCCGCCGCACTTCCCCCAACCTGTAGCGATCGGTTGTCTTAGACTCTTTTCTCAAATCACCACAGGCTAAAGCCTGTGCCACAAATGAATCGACCGCATCTTCCGTCCAGGTCTCGATCGATCGCCGCTTCCTCCCCTCTCCGCGATTATCGCGCCCCCTTCGAGGTGGCGCGTTCGACCGTCGTTGGTTATTATCACGAAGGCGCTGAGGAGTGGCCAAATTGGTAAGGCACCTGACTCTGGATCAGGCGATTGCAGGTTCGAGTCCTGCCTCCTCAGCCAACTCAGAAGCGCGCAAGCAGCGCGCGACGATGTGGTCCCATCGTCTAGTGGTTAGGACACCGGCCTCTCACGTCGGTAACGCGGGTTCGACTCCCGCTGGGATCACCACCAAAAATCATGTGCTTACGCCGCGCGATGAGCCGAGCTGTCGCTTCCAGCCGCGGATCGAGACGCCTCACGCGCTTCGAAGCGATACGTCCCCGGATTTGCGTGCCGCGTATTCCACCAATAGCGAATGGTGCTGCCTGACCAGTTGTTGGTGATACGTCCGTCGCTCGTCTTGTACCAACTCTTGCCGGTCGATGCCCACACCGTGGTCTGCAATTCATGCTGCACGCGCGCGTCAAATTCATCCATAGATTCACGCTTGAGATCGATCACCGAGGCGCCGCGTTCGTCCATCTTGCGCAGGCAATCCAGGATGTAGTTGGTCTGGCATTCGATCATGAAGATGATCGAGTTGTGACCCAGATTCGTGTTCGGGCCGTACATCAGGAATAGATTCGGAAAGCCGGCTACGCTGATACCCAGATAAGCCCGCGCGCCGCCTTTCCATTCGTCCCGCAGCAGCCGTCCGTTGCGGCCCCTGATAGACATCGGAGCGAGAAATGCTGTGGACTCGAATCCGGTTGCGAGGATGACCGCATCGACCGGTATCGCACGCCCGTCTTTGGTATTGACGGCGCCTTCCGACAGGTGATCGATTCCGCTGATTACGACCTCAACGTTTTCCCTGTTCAGAGTTGGAAAATAGTCGTCCGAGATCAGGATTCTCTTGCCGCCGATCGGATAGTCGGGGATCAGCACTGCCTGAAGCTCGGGATCTTTGACGGTCGAGCGCATATAGTTCTCGGCCGCTTGCTGCATTCTGCCAGCCAGGAAGGTGTTCCTCCTAAAGACCGGCCAGTTGATCTCGTGCTGCAGCCAGATCTTCCATCGATAGAGCTTCGCCAGCCACGGATGGCGCGCATAGCGGCGCCTCTGCTGTTCGCTATAGGCGAGATCGTTCCTAGGCACCATCCAGTTCGCGCTGCGCTGAAAAACGAACACCTTCGCGGCTTTCGGCGCGATCTGAGGAATGAATTGAATCGCGCTGGCGGCGTTGCCGATCACACCCACGCTCTTGCCGGTCAGATCGACGTCGTGGCGCCATCGCGCCGAATGAAACGCGACGCCCCTATAAGTCTCGATACCTTGAATCTTAGGTGTGTGAGGACGATTCAACTGACCGACGCCGCTTACGAGTATCTCAGCCTCGAGCTCTTCACCCTGGGTTGTGCGAATATGCCATAGCATCGCATCTTCGTCCCATCGGGCCGAGGCGATCTCGGTGCCGAACCTGAGGTGCGGCAGGATCTCGTATTTCCGCGCGCAGTGCTCCATGTAATCCAGGATCTCTGACTGTGGCGACCACTTCCGCGACCAGTCGGTCTTTTGCTCGAATGAGAAGCAATACGAAAACGAAGGGACATCGCAGGCCGCGCCGGGATAGGTGTTGTCTCGCCAGGTGCCGCCCAGCCGATCCGATTTCTCGAAGATGGTGAATGAACTGATCCCTGCTTTCTTCAGTTGGATACCCAGGCAAAGACCTGAGAAGCCCGATCCGATGATCGCGATGCGGCGAACAGGTTGTGATTGACCGGACATAGAAGGCCCTCCTGGCGCGTTCAGCAAGCTATTGCCAAATGTCACGCTCGCACGCGATTAGAATCGATGCGATGGTATCTGGTCGTCGATCCATTCCTCGGCTTCCGCTTCCCGGGCGAAATCGACCTTCTGCTTTCTTTCGCGCCAGAAGACCTCCCATCGGCCAGTCTCGGAATTTTCCTTGATCAAGTAGCCTTGGTATTCACGCATGGCGTTTTCCTGCTTTTCAGAGTTCATTGCTTCGATCCTCTTCTCTAAGTGCGCGACGATACGCCGGTGCCCAGTCGATGACGCCTAAGATAAATTACAAACCC from Candidatus Binatus sp. includes these protein-coding regions:
- a CDS encoding CaiB/BaiF CoA-transferase family protein encodes the protein MAPMPLDGVRILDFTWVVAGPVATRILADHGAEVLKIERKEPPQLGNRKLGLLCDLHRDKLSLAINMQHPRGVELARRIAAKSDIVMDNFSARVMRTWGMDYESLRAVKPDIICISMSGLGHTGPRSSYVSYGPTLQALAGFTLLMAEPDGTPAGYGYSYADMCGGYTGALAALVALRNRRRTGQGQFVDLSQFEAAAAVVGPALLDFSVNGRAQSPPGYNSQEGPSAPHGVYPCKARGDDNDRWIAIAVRGEAEWRRFVDTVGAPEWSRDAKFRTLYLRMRNAAELDANVARWTVERSAEDAMTTLQKAGIAAGVVENGIDLCARDPQLKERGFWPKVTPAKGAATRVTGIPFKLSATPGSVRTIAPEVGENTDQVLGELLGLSKAERDSLIADGAVWP
- a CDS encoding CaiB/BaiF CoA-transferase family protein, with translation MSEPGALAGLRVLDLTGHRAQLCARLLADMGADVIKVEPPAGDDARRIGPFLDDLPHRDRSLFFWFYNLNKRSLTLDLNDPRGVEILLQLARSADVIIESYAPGTIEKMGLGWETLHRENPALVLCSIAPFGQTGPYRDFTADDTVLTALGGMLYVNGYPNHPPVRPLGLQAYHSSSYFGAIAVMLALFARDKTSEGQWIDLSMQEATAAAVEHVAAGYFERGEAEPRRGTLHWSRFFRVGKCRDGYIMHCSLGDWTSLIEWVKADGKAGDLEAPEYHQVMHRFLMAEHLFDVLDEWVKDYPREELIERAQLLRQPYATVRPPEAMFDDEQLAARGFMVEVEHPELGRTFRYPGAPYFFNGTPWRARRRPPLVGEHSGEILRNDLGMDKTAIAALAAEGII
- the argS gene encoding arginine--tRNA ligase; its protein translation is MKELILNTLEAAIERARVAGQLVSVRPPVGIEAPKDPAHGDIASNVALTLARAEKKAPRAIAEIIKANVELPPKVIEVSVAGPGFINFRMAPAYWHSEMRRAAEQGAEFWKPQKWMLRPGAGDKVQVEFLSANPTGPLTVGHGRNAVLGDTIARLYEAAGFDVTREYYFNDGGRQMKLLGESVRVRYLQAHGIAATLPEDGYQGEYIVDIGQALKAEHGDKYVAETNLEIFRAAAVKAIFADINRTCARLGIRFDVFTNELDLMKSGTVDSVLAALKDRDLTFEKDGAVWLRGEPLGLPKDAVLVRSDADRQPTYRTPDIAYHIEKLKRGFDLIIDVFGADHIGEHQQVIAAVKAMGHDTTPISAIIYQFVTLTRGGEKVKMSTRKATYVTLDGLIDEVGADVVRFFFVFRKSDSQLDFDLELAKKQAPENPVFYVQYAHARLASVFREAEKAGLALPDDAAAIDLGLLDAEELDLVKRAIALPEVMTAAAQSLEPHRISFYLLELAGEFHRYYNQSSNRIIGPDRELSLARIFLAQILKGALAGGLELLGVSAPDRM
- a CDS encoding NAD(P)/FAD-dependent oxidoreductase, encoding MSGQSQPVRRIAIIGSGFSGLCLGIQLKKAGISSFTIFEKSDRLGGTWRDNTYPGAACDVPSFSYCFSFEQKTDWSRKWSPQSEILDYMEHCARKYEILPHLRFGTEIASARWDEDAMLWHIRTTQGEELEAEILVSGVGQLNRPHTPKIQGIETYRGVAFHSARWRHDVDLTGKSVGVIGNAASAIQFIPQIAPKAAKVFVFQRSANWMVPRNDLAYSEQQRRRYARHPWLAKLYRWKIWLQHEINWPVFRRNTFLAGRMQQAAENYMRSTVKDPELQAVLIPDYPIGGKRILISDDYFPTLNRENVEVVISGIDHLSEGAVNTKDGRAIPVDAVILATGFESTAFLAPMSIRGRNGRLLRDEWKGGARAYLGISVAGFPNLFLMYGPNTNLGHNSIIFMIECQTNYILDCLRKMDERGASVIDLKRESMDEFDARVQHELQTTVWASTGKSWYKTSDGRITNNWSGSTIRYWWNTRHANPGTYRFEAREASRSAAGSDSSAHRAA
- the rpe gene encoding ribulose-phosphate 3-epimerase; the encoded protein is MAGRIDENSGPDPADKLAPSILAADFARLGDEIRAVEAAGADLIHFDVMDGHFVPNLSIGIPVMASVRKITRLPLDAHLMISEPERYVEAFVKAGANSISVHCEVCPDIPAMAKKIHALGARASIGIKPETDADRVLPFAEHLDMILVMSVHPGFGGQAFIPSALEKLRHIRRELRRRGLKLDVEIDGGIKLDNIADAKAAGANVFVSGSGIFGKPDYKKIADEMRDTLRRTSPNL